The DNA window GGACGGCCAGTACGTCTTCGACCGCTTCAAGAGCAGCAAGGCCCCTGCCCGCAGCCTGAAGAGAATCACCCTGCTCGGCGAACGTGACGCCCAGGCTCAACTGAAGCGCGCCGCCCAGCATGGCCAGGCGATCGCCAACGGCATGGCACTGACCCGCGACCTCGGCAACCTGCCGCCCAACGTCTGCAACCCGGTCTACCTGGCCGAGCAGGCGCAGGCACTGGCCGAAGCGTACAAGAGCCTCAAGGTCGAGATCCTCGACGAGAAGAAACTGGCCAAGCTCGGTGCCGGCTCCTTCCTCGCCGTGGCCCAGGGCAGCGAGCAACCGCCGCGCCTGATCGTCCTGCAGTACAACGGCGGCAAGAAGAACGAGCGCCCCTACGCACTGGTCGGCAAGGGCATCACCTTCGACACCGGCGGCATCAGCCTCAAGCCAGGGCTGAACATGGACGAAATGAAGTACGACATGGGCGGCGCCGCCAGCGTCTTCGGCACCTTCCGCGCCATCCTCGAACTGCAACTGCCGATCAATGTGGTGGGCGTGCTGGCCTGTGCCGAGAACATGCCTAGCGGCGGCGCCACCCGCCCCGGCGACATCGTCACCAGCATGAGTGGCCAGACCATCGAAATCCTCAACACCGACGCCGAAGGGCGCCTGGTGCTGTGCGACGCACTGACCTACACCGAACGCTTCAAGCCGCGCGCGGTGATCGACATCGCCACCCTGACCGGCGCCTGCATCGTCGCCCTGGGCAGCAACACCTCGGGCCTGCTGGGCAACGACGACGAGTTGGTGCAGCAACTGCTGCAAGCCGGCAACCAGGCCTATGACCGCGCCTGGCAACTGCCACTGTTCGACGAGTACCAGGAGCAACTCGACAGCCCCTTCGCCGACATCGCCAACATCGGCGGCCCGAAGGCCGGCACCATCACCGCCGCCTGCTTCCTCTCGCGCTTCACCAAGAACCTGTCCTGGGCGCACCTGGACATCGCCGGGACAGCCTGGATCAGTGGCGGCAAGGACAAGGGTGCCACCGGCCGTCCGGTTCCACTGCTGACCCAGTACCTGCTGGACCGGGCGGGCTGAGCATGCCGACAGGCCTTGGCAGGTCGCGCAGATGACCCGCATCGACTTCTACGTACTGCCGGACAGTGATCCGGCAGGCCGTTTGCACGCGGCCTGCAAACTGGCGCTGAAAGGCTGGCAGCATGACATGCCGGTCTTTATCCGC is part of the Pseudomonas sp. ABC1 genome and encodes:
- a CDS encoding leucyl aminopeptidase, yielding MEFVVKSAKATTLKTDILVLPVAEGGVLGNTAQEIDSLANGALKAALARGDLTGKAGQTLLLQGLAGLKADRVLLLGTGQDSERNIRQWRKIASALVGALKNLNGADAVLAFQDVQVSGLDAYASARQVVEILADGQYVFDRFKSSKAPARSLKRITLLGERDAQAQLKRAAQHGQAIANGMALTRDLGNLPPNVCNPVYLAEQAQALAEAYKSLKVEILDEKKLAKLGAGSFLAVAQGSEQPPRLIVLQYNGGKKNERPYALVGKGITFDTGGISLKPGLNMDEMKYDMGGAASVFGTFRAILELQLPINVVGVLACAENMPSGGATRPGDIVTSMSGQTIEILNTDAEGRLVLCDALTYTERFKPRAVIDIATLTGACIVALGSNTSGLLGNDDELVQQLLQAGNQAYDRAWQLPLFDEYQEQLDSPFADIANIGGPKAGTITAACFLSRFTKNLSWAHLDIAGTAWISGGKDKGATGRPVPLLTQYLLDRAG